Part of the Rhizobium tropici CIAT 899 genome, CGGATCATCGGCGTGCCGGTCTTGAAGACCAAGCTGCTCGCCTTTGCGATTTCCTCCTTCATCATCGGCGTTGCCGGCGTGCTTTGGGCCTTTACCTATCTGCGCACCGTGGAGCCTGCGGGGTTCAACCTCGATCGCTCCTTCCAGGTGCTGTTCATTATCATTATCGGCGGGCTCGCCTCCATTCGCGGCGCCTTTCTCGGGGCGGCGCTGATCGTGGTGTTTCCGCTCGTCCTGTCGCGATTGGGAGCTTTCTTTCTCGGCGACATCTTTGATTCCGGCGTGCTCGACATGAGCCAGCGCATCATGCTGGGCAGCCTGATCATCCTGTTTCTCATTCTCGAACCGGACGGCCTCGTCGCCCTCTGGGACAGAAACGTAAGGCGAATCGGCAGCGTTCTGACACGGCGCTGAACTGAACCCGGAGCGCGCGCTCCCAAAAGCAAGAAATCCATTTTCGATCAATGCAGGTCCGGTCATCTCGCCGGCCATCACCCGGAGTGTATCCAGAAATGACAATCCTCAGCAAACTCAAGATCGCGGCGCTCGCTGCCGGGATCGCCTTCTCCGTGGCGCTTCCCGCCGCACATGCCGACGAGCAATATTTTCCGCTGCAAAGCTATCGTGTCGGCCCATATGCGGCCGGCGGCACTGGCTTCTTCGGCGGCTTCATCGATTACCTGAACCTGATCAACACGCGCGAAGGCGGCGTGAACGGCGTCAAGCTGACCTGGGACGAGTGCGAAACCCAGTATGAGGTCGAACGTGGCGTCGAATGCTACGAACGACAGAAAAGCCACCCCAACGCGGCAGCGTGGAACCCACTTTCCGTCGGCATCGCCTACGCCATGATCGACCGCATTAGCCAGGACAAGGTGCCGCTGGTCACGATCAATCACGGCCGCACCGATTCCACCGATGGCCGCGTCTTCCCTTACGTGTTCCCGCTGCTGCTCAATCCCTACAGCGAAACGTCGGGTATCGTGAACTACATTGCCTCCAAGCTCGGGGGTCTCGACAATCTCAAGGGCAAGAAGATCGTGGTCCTCTACCACGGTTCGCCCTATGGCAAGGAAACCATTCCGATCTACGAACTCCTGTCGAAGAAATACGGCTTCGACCTGCAGCAGATCGAAGTTCCCCATCCCGGCAATGAGCAGCAGTCGCAATGGCTGACGATTCGTCGTGCTAAGCCGGACTATGTCGTCCTACGCGGCTGGGGTGTGATGAATCCCGTCGCACTGAAGACCGCCGTCAAGGTCGGCTATCCGGTCGATCACATCATCGGCAATGTCTGGTCGAATTCCGAGGAAGACGTCATTCCCGCCGGCGAGGCGGCAAAGGGCTACACCGCGATTACCACGCAGGCCTCCGGCGCCGAGTATCCGGTCGTCAAGGAGATCGTGAAGACGCTCTATGACCAGGGCAAGGGCAATCTCGAGGACAAGAGCCGCATCGGTTCCGTCTATCACAACCTCGGTATCGTCAACGGCATCCTGAACGTCGAGGCGATCCGCATCGCGCAGGAAAAGTTCGGTAAGCGAACGCTGACCGGCGATGAGGTCCGTTGGGGCTTCGAACATTTACGGCTTGACCCGGCTCGTGTCGAGGCACTGGGCGCCAAGGACCTGTTCCACTCCATCAACGTCACCTGGGACAACCACGAAGGCAACGGCTACGTGACCTTCCAGCAATGGGACGGCAAGAAGTGGAAGGTGGTTTCCGACTGGATCGCGCCGGATTGGGCTCTATTGCGTCCCATCATCGAAAAATCCTCCGAAGCCTATGCCAAGGAAAAGGGTATCAAGCTGCGCACCTCCCAGGACGCAGAGGCCGCCACCAACTGATTGGCGGCAGGCCCGGTGGCGGTACGCCTGCCGTCACCGGGTCCGGCCTAGTCTGCGACAAGTTCGAGGAGAATCATATGGTCGATACCGATATCCTGCTCAGCGTCGAAAGTTTGAGGGCCACCTACAACCACACGATCACGGCACTCACCGATGTCAGCTTCAGCGTCAAGCACGGCGAGATCGTCGCCCTGCTCGGCGCCAATGGCGCGGGCAAGACGACGACGCTCAAAGCGCTCTCCAACCTCCTGCCGGCCGAACGCGGCCAGATCGTTGCGGGACGCATCCACTTCGGCGCAATCGATGTGACTACGGCAAGCCCTGCGGCACTTGTTCGCGCCGGGCTCGTGCAGGTGCTCGAGGGCCGCCATTGCTTCCGGACCTTGACCGTGGAGGAGAACCTGATCTCCGGCGGGCTTGGCCGCAGTGCGACACGCTCTGAAATCACAGCCGATCTCGAAAAAATCTACGCTTTGTTCCCACGCCTCAAAGAAAAGCGCCGCGTGACCTCCGGGCTGACCTCCGGCGGTGAACAGCAGATGACGGCAATCGGCCGCGCCTTGATGTCGAGGCCGCGTTTGCTCGTCCTCGACGAGCCTTCCATGGGCCTGGCACCGCTTGTCGTCCAGGACATTTTCCGGACATTGCGCCGCCTGAATGAAGAGGAAAGACTCTCCATTCTCGTGGCCGAACAGAACTCGGCCATCGCGCTGAAATATGCAGATCGTGCCACGATCCTCGAAAACGGTGTCACAGCCATCAACGGGGCGGCCGCGGATCTGCGCCAACGCAGTGAGGTGCAAGACCTCTATCTTGGGCGCAAAACGGCGGCCAGCGGCCATCTCGCACCCCTAGTCCCCGCAACCAATCCATAAACCCATCACAGCTGAAGAGGAGAGTTTGACATGACGATTTCGCAAGTGAAGACCGACGATGCCGCAAAGGCGGTTCCACCGGTTGCAAGGCCAACCGAGCCAGCTCACATCATCAAGAGCGATGCCGAGGCGATCGCTGTCGCCAAGAAACTGGCGGCTGAGTTTATCAAGGATTCCGCCAAGCGTGATCGTGAGCGGATTTGGCCGGCGGCCGAACTCGATGCCTTCTCTCAAAGCGGGCTATGGTCGATCAACGTCCCGAAAAAATTCGGTGGGCCAGAGGTTTCCTATGCTACGCTCGCAAAGGTGATCGAGATCATTTCTGCCGCCGATTCATCCATCGGCCAGGTCGCCCAAAACCATCTGGGCGTCGTCGCCGCCATCCGCACCGTCTCCGATGAGGCACAGCAGAAGCTGCTGTTTGGCGAGGTGCTGAAGGGCACTCGTTTCGGCAACGCCTTCTCGGAGTTCGGCTCCAAGCGGGCTGTCGATTTCGAGACCAGGTTTACCGACGGTGGCGACCATGTGATCGTCAAGGGGCAGAAATTCTATTCCTCAGGCGCACTCCTTGCCCATCTGGTGCCGATCGTCGCGCTCGATGACGAGGGGCGCGCCTGGTACGCGATTGCCGACCGCGGCGCACCCGGGCTCACCGTCATTGACGATTGGTCGAGCTTCGGTCAGCGCACGACGCTTTCGGGCACAGTGATCATCGACAACGTCACGGTGCCCAAGACGCATCTGGTGCCAGGCTACAAGGGTTACGACAAGCCGACCGCGGACGGCGCCATTTTCCAGATCATCCAGGTGGCGGTCGATACCGGCATTGCGCAAGCCGCGATCGACGAAACCATCGACTTCGTGCGCACGAAGAGCCGTGCCTGGGTGGACAGCGGCCTCGAGCGCGCCTCCGACGATCCCTATACGATCCAGGCCGTCGGCGATCTGACCTTACGCCTACATGCTGCGCAGGCGCTGCTTGAAAAAGCCGGCTATGCCATCGATCGCGCGGTGGCGAACCCCACCGAGGACAGCGTGGCCGAGGCGCAGATCGTAACAGCCGAGGCAAAAATCCTCTCCACCGAAATCGCGATTGCCGCCACGAATAAGCTGTTTGAACTGGCTGGAACCCGCTCGACACTTGCTGAACACAATCTCGATCGGCATTGGCGTAACGCCCGCACGCATACGCTTCACGATCCGGTCCGGTGGAAATACGCCATCCTCGGCAAGTACTTCCTAAATGGTGAAAAGCCACCGCTTCATGCCTGGAGCTAGATGCGATGTGAACTGGGCGCGGGCAAAATCTCGCGCCCTCTTATGCAGTAGTGCTATTTAGTGGATTTGGATATAACGGAGTTACCCGTCTTTATCCTCCGAGCGGATATAAACCTGCAGCGTATAGCCGATATGCTCGGTCATCAGAGCGCGTGCACGCTCGATATCGCGGTCGAGGGCGGCGTCCATCAGGGCCGTGTGATGCTCGATCGCCATGGCGTCCTGCAGGGCGGCGGCAGCTTCTTCGTAACCGATGGAGAGGCCGGCGGCCGCGCGCTGCGTCGGTGCCAGACCGAGAAAACGATGGTGGCGGCGAAGCTGATCCGCGATGGTGGACCGGAAGCGCTGAAGCCAGTTCGATGTCGCAGCACTGACAAGTGCTGCATGAAAGGCATTGTGCTTCTCGTCCCATTCGTCCGCCATTTCGTCGGAGGGGGACCCAAGCACGATCTTGCAGCGCGACAGACGGTAATGCGCCGTCACAACAGCCGATTCCCAATCCGGCCCGCCCTTCTCGATCGATTCCATGAAAAGCGGCAGTTCCACGATCATGCGTGCCCGCGTCAGATCCTCCAGTTCGGCGCGCGATACGGGGGCGACCGCAAAGCCGCGATTGCTGACCGCGGTAACCAGCTTTTCAGCTTCCAGCCGCGACAGCGCCTCGCGTAGCGGCGTCCAGCCGACGCCGTAGGTATCCCGAAGCATGCTCAACCTCAGCGAGGCACCCGGCCTTAACCTGGTATTGAGGATGTCGCGTCGCAGCAGCCAGTAAGCCGCCTCCGTCTTGCTTAGGGCATCCGTGTCTTGCATGATCCTCGTCCCAGTCCCCTCAGGCTCGGATTATATATAAAATCATTTGCCGCCCAAATTATATATAAAACCTCTCTATCGTGAATATCATATATCGCAAATTGACAGGCTTGCGGCAGTCGCTATGATCCCCCGTCAAGAGAGCCGATGGAACACGGCTCCTTGTCTATCCGGGAGGAAAATATGCTGAGATCTACATCTAAATGGCTCTCCGGCCTCGTGGTTGCCGGCGCGTTCGTTGCCAGTGTTGCGACGGCATCGGCCGAACCGATCAAGATCGCAATCGCCAATTTCGGGGAACATCCGCAGCTCAATGCTTCGATCGCCGGCTTCAAGAAGGCGCTCGCCGACAACGGCTTCATCGAAGGCAAGGATGTCGTCTACTCCGAGAGCAATACGAGCTTCGACGCCTCGCTCGTTCCGCAAATGATCGCCAAGCTGCAGTCCGAACATCCGAAGCTGATGTACACGGTCACCACGCCCGTGTCGCAGATCGCCAAGAAGGCGCTCGCCGGCTCCGGCATTCCGATC contains:
- a CDS encoding ABC transporter substrate-binding protein encodes the protein MTILSKLKIAALAAGIAFSVALPAAHADEQYFPLQSYRVGPYAAGGTGFFGGFIDYLNLINTREGGVNGVKLTWDECETQYEVERGVECYERQKSHPNAAAWNPLSVGIAYAMIDRISQDKVPLVTINHGRTDSTDGRVFPYVFPLLLNPYSETSGIVNYIASKLGGLDNLKGKKIVVLYHGSPYGKETIPIYELLSKKYGFDLQQIEVPHPGNEQQSQWLTIRRAKPDYVVLRGWGVMNPVALKTAVKVGYPVDHIIGNVWSNSEEDVIPAGEAAKGYTAITTQASGAEYPVVKEIVKTLYDQGKGNLEDKSRIGSVYHNLGIVNGILNVEAIRIAQEKFGKRTLTGDEVRWGFEHLRLDPARVEALGAKDLFHSINVTWDNHEGNGYVTFQQWDGKKWKVVSDWIAPDWALLRPIIEKSSEAYAKEKGIKLRTSQDAEAATN
- a CDS encoding ABC transporter ATP-binding protein, with the translated sequence MVDTDILLSVESLRATYNHTITALTDVSFSVKHGEIVALLGANGAGKTTTLKALSNLLPAERGQIVAGRIHFGAIDVTTASPAALVRAGLVQVLEGRHCFRTLTVEENLISGGLGRSATRSEITADLEKIYALFPRLKEKRRVTSGLTSGGEQQMTAIGRALMSRPRLLVLDEPSMGLAPLVVQDIFRTLRRLNEEERLSILVAEQNSAIALKYADRATILENGVTAINGAAADLRQRSEVQDLYLGRKTAASGHLAPLVPATNP
- a CDS encoding SfnB family sulfur acquisition oxidoreductase; protein product: MTISQVKTDDAAKAVPPVARPTEPAHIIKSDAEAIAVAKKLAAEFIKDSAKRDRERIWPAAELDAFSQSGLWSINVPKKFGGPEVSYATLAKVIEIISAADSSIGQVAQNHLGVVAAIRTVSDEAQQKLLFGEVLKGTRFGNAFSEFGSKRAVDFETRFTDGGDHVIVKGQKFYSSGALLAHLVPIVALDDEGRAWYAIADRGAPGLTVIDDWSSFGQRTTLSGTVIIDNVTVPKTHLVPGYKGYDKPTADGAIFQIIQVAVDTGIAQAAIDETIDFVRTKSRAWVDSGLERASDDPYTIQAVGDLTLRLHAAQALLEKAGYAIDRAVANPTEDSVAEAQIVTAEAKILSTEIAIAATNKLFELAGTRSTLAEHNLDRHWRNARTHTLHDPVRWKYAILGKYFLNGEKPPLHAWS
- a CDS encoding GntR family transcriptional regulator, which produces MQDTDALSKTEAAYWLLRRDILNTRLRPGASLRLSMLRDTYGVGWTPLREALSRLEAEKLVTAVSNRGFAVAPVSRAELEDLTRARMIVELPLFMESIEKGGPDWESAVVTAHYRLSRCKIVLGSPSDEMADEWDEKHNAFHAALVSAATSNWLQRFRSTIADQLRRHHRFLGLAPTQRAAAGLSIGYEEAAAALQDAMAIEHHTALMDAALDRDIERARALMTEHIGYTLQVYIRSEDKDG